The Actinomyces wuliandei genome contains the following window.
CTCGCCGTCCCCGTTGCCAACCAGTGCCGTGCCCGCGTCACGGAACTCCGTGTCACTCAGGGCCTTCTCGAACACGGTCACGACCGGCTCCATGGTGGAGGTGTGGAACGCTCCGGCCACCGGGAGGGTGACCACCCGGACTCCCTCGTGCTCCTGCTCCGCCAGGGCGGTGATCCGCTCGTAGCGGCCCGCGGCGACGTACTGGTGGCACCCGTTCCAGTTGGCGATCTCCAGTCCGGCGTCGTGGATGGTCTGCTGGATCTCCTCATCAGAGGCGGGGTCACGCCGGGTCGGCATGACTGCCGCCATCCCGGTACGAGGCTCGGTGCACGCCGCCGACATGGCTGCTCCTCGCACACAAGCCAGGGACACGGCGTCGGCGTCGGTGATGTACCCCGCCGCCGCCGCGGCAGCCAGCTCCCCTACCGAGTGGCCCGCAAAGAGAATGGCCTCCGACGACGCACCCAGGTACCGCACCGTCTGGCGCACGGACAGCAAGGAGGCTGCGACGATCACAGGCTGGGCAAACGCTGTGTCCTTGAGCTTCTCGTCGTCGCGGCTGGCCTCGATCAGGTTGACGCCGCAGCGCGACGACCACTCCTCCACCTGACGTCGTGCCGTGCGGGAGCGGTCCATCCACCCGTCAAGGACCCCCGGCTTCTGAGAGCCCTGTCCCGGCGCTGCTACTATGTAGTCGTATCTCACTGAATATCTCCAGTTCGTCTCATAGTAAACCGATGTGCTTACTGGCCCAGGCTCGCCGCCGGCCTCTGCAGCGCCGTCACCCGCGTGACGCTCATGAGCG
Protein-coding sequences here:
- a CDS encoding ACP S-malonyltransferase; this encodes MRYDYIVAAPGQGSQKPGVLDGWMDRSRTARRQVEEWSSRCGVNLIEASRDDEKLKDTAFAQPVIVAASLLSVRQTVRYLGASSEAILFAGHSVGELAAAAAAGYITDADAVSLACVRGAAMSAACTEPRTGMAAVMPTRRDPASDEEIQQTIHDAGLEIANWNGCHQYVAAGRYERITALAEQEHEGVRVVTLPVAGAFHTSTMEPVVTVFEKALSDTEFRDAGTALVGNGDGEVVTTAADVRSRLLAQVTSPVRWDLCMRTLNKQAKDATFIELAPRGPLTRLYRGTYPDTTCVPVSRPEDLAVFNMLG